Genomic DNA from Bosea sp. (in: a-proteobacteria):
GGTGGTGATGATCACCGGCGACTACCCGACGACCGCCCGGGCAGTCGGCCGCGCCGCAGGGCTCGACAGCGATGACATCATCAGCGGAGAACAACTCGCTGCGCTCTCTGACGCTGACCTCGCGCAGCGGGTGAGGACCGCCACGATTTTCGCGCGTATCATGCCAGAGCAGAAGCTGCGCATTGTCGAGGCATTGAAGTCCGATGGCGAGGTCGTCGCCATGACGGGCGACGGCGTGAATGATGCGCCCTCCCTGAAGGCTGCGAACATCGGCGTTGCGATGGGCGGACGCGGCACGGATGTCGCCCGCGAGGCCGCGGCCATCGTGCTGCTGGATGACGATTTCGGCTCAATCGTCACTACGGTCAGGCTTGGCCGTCGCATCTACGACAATCTGCGCAAGGCGATGAGCTTCATTTTCGCCGTTCATGTGCCGATCGCCGGATTGGCTTTGCTCCCTCTCGTTTTCGGACTGCCGATTCTGCTCGGCCCGATGCATATCGCCTTCCTCGAAATGGTGATCGATCCGGTGTGCTCCCTCGTCTTCGAGGCTGAGTCCGAAGAAGATGACGTGATGAGCCGGCCGCCGCGCGATCCAGCCGAGCCGCTCTTTTCCCGCGCCATGATTATCTGGAGCCTGCTGCAGGGCGCCTTCGCATTCGGGCTGGTCTCGGTGATTTTCGTGGTCGCGCTCGATCGGGGAATGCCTGTCGACGAAGTCCGCGCGCTGACATTCTTTGCGCTCGTGATTTCCATCGTTGCCCTGATTCTGGTGAACCGCTCCGCCAGTGCGTCGCTGCTCAAGGCGATCAAGCGGCCCAACCGGGCGCTGGCCATCGTGCTTCCTCTGGTGGTCCTCATGCTGGGAGCGACACTGCTCATTCCCTTCATCAGCAAGCTTTTCCGGTTCGGGCCGCTGCATATCGATGATCTCGCGCTCACTGTGGGCGCTGGTGCGCTCGTGCTTGTGGTCCTTGAAGTCCTCAAACCGCTTTGGCGAATGGCGTTCGACCGCCGGCGGACCGATGCGATGCCTGGCCCCCCATCGCGTCCTTGAGCGTGTCGCCCGCATAGCCGCGATAGGCGAAGACGTGGCGCTTGCGTCCCTCGATCTGCTTTCCCGAATCATGGCCGCAAATCCCGCAGCTTCCGGTGGATTTGACGCTCCGAAAGTCGATGATGCCGGCGGTTGGCTGAGCCTGCCTGCCTTCCATCTCGCGCGCCGCCGTCACCACAAGCTGATTGACTGTCGCCAGAAGGCCGCTGTCGCGACAGGCGTGGAAATGGCTGCGCACCGTCGAGACCGGCGGAAACCCGCCCGGCCACGCCAAGGCCGAGTTTGCATTGTTATTGCAACGTTTTACGATTCTTTTCTGCAATCCTGCGGGAATGAAACCGCACTCTGACCTTGACCTCCTTCAATCGGGGTCAACTCTGTTTTTCCTTGGCCGGGCCGATCGCCCGCGCTAGTCCATTGGCGACGGGCCGGTCTCGCCGGCCCGGGCTCAGGGAGTGCGGACATGCTGCTTTTGATTGCCGGGCTCGTTCTGTTTCTCGGGACCCACGCCGTATCCATGGCGCGTGGACCCAGAGCCGCTCTGGTGGGCAGGCTCGGGGAAGGGGGCTTCAAGGGGCTTTACACCACGCTGTCGCTGTTGGGCTTCGCGCTCATCGTCTACGGTTTCGGCGCCTATCGTGCGGCCGGCATGGTTCCGGTCTGGAATCCGCCCTTCTGGATGGCACACCTGACTCTGCTGCTGACGCTGCCGATCTTCGTGCTGCTCGCGGCGACCAATTCTGGCGGCGTGATCCATGCCGCTGTCAAGCATCCCATGCTGCTGGCCGTAAAGATCTGGGCGACAGCGCATCTGCTCGCCAATGGCGATCTCGGGAGCATCCTGCTGTTTGGCGGCTTCCTTGCATGGGCGGTGATGGCGCGCATCTCGCTCAAGCGGAGGGCAGGGGTGAGGCTGCCGCCGCGCCCGGCCGGATTCACGAGCCGCGACTGGAGCGCGCTCGCCGTAGGGCTGGTGCTCTGGTTCGTGTTCGCCCGCTGGCTGCATGCCTGGCTGATCGGCGTGTCCGCTTGGCCGGGCAGGGGCGCCTGATGGCAGGCGAGATCCCGTTCGGGCTGCATATCCGCGCAACCGACGGCGCGGCACGCACGGGCGAGATCCGCATGCCGCGCGGCGTCATCCGCACGCCGGCATTCATGCCGGTGGGCACCGCCGCCACGGTCAAGGGCATGTACCCGGAGCAGGTCAAGGCTCTCGGCGCCGATGTTGTCCTGGGCAACACCTACCACCTGATGCTGCGCCCGAGCGCGGAGCGCATCGCGCGGCTTGGTGGTCTCCATGCCTTCATGAACTGGCCCCATCCGATCCTCACGGATTCTGGCGGGTTTCAGGTCATGTCGCTGGCGCAGCTGCGCAAGATCAGTGAGCAGGGCGTCGTTTTCCAATCGCACATCGATGGCTCGAAGCATGAGATGAGCCCTGAGCGGTCCATCGAAATCCAGAACCTTCTGGGCTCCGACATCGTGATGCAGCTCGACGAATGCGTGGCGTTGCCGGCCGAGGACAAGGTGGCGGAAAAGGCGATGCAGCTTTCGCTGCGCTGGGCCGAGCGCTGCCAGCGGGCCTTCGGCGACCATCCGGGCAGGGCGCTGTTCGCCATCGTGCAGGGCGGCGCTTCGGTTCCCCTGCGGGAAGAGAGCGCGCGCACCCTCGCCGCCATGGACTTCAAGGGCTACGCCATTGGCGGACTTGCCGTGGGCGAGCCGCAGGATGTGATGCTGGCCATGATCGAAGCGGTGGAGCCCCATCTGCCGCAGCCCAAGCCGCGCTATCTCATGGGCGTCGGCACGCCCGACGACATCTGCGAGGCCGTGCGCCGCGGCGTCGACATGTTCGATTGCGTGATGCCGACCCGCGCCGGGCGGCATGGCCAGATCTTCACGCGGTTTGGCCGGATGAACCTCCGGAACGCGAAGTTCGCCGAGGATAACAGGCCTGTCGACGCAGCCTCGGGCAGCGCTGCCGCCAACAGCTACAGCCGGGCCTATCTGCACCATCTGGTGAAGGCCGACGAGATGCTCGGCAAGATGCTGCTGACCGCCGTCAATCTCGCTTACTATCAGGACCTGATGGCAGGCTTGCGCGCCGCCATCGCCGCCGGCAGGCTTGATGACTTCATCGCCAGGACCAAGGAGGGATGGGCGAGAGGGGAAAGCTGATCGCGCCGCCGATCACCTTGCGGTCGAATATCCTGCGAAGCTCTCGATCCGCCTGACGGCATGCCGCGCCCGAGCCAGGCTGATTGCCTGCCTGCGATTCGCATAAGACATATTATGGAACCAAAAATGACCTGCCACGCTGGAGCAGAATGCTACAAGTTTTTGAACTTGCAGGCGTTTCAATGATACCGCCACCTGGCATGCGTGGCAGATCCATTGCGCTTGACATCATTCCTGGAGAATGGTCGATTGCCTGCGTACTGGGCAATTGCTTACTCTACTGTGTAGCAGTAACCCTGGAACCAAGGACGCAATCAGCGTTCGTCTAACATCAGGGAGAGAGACATGACTCCACTTTCGAAGTTCCTATCCGTCGCTGCCACAGCGACGTTCCTGTCCTCGGGTGCGGGCCTTCCGACATTCGCCTGGGCCCAGACCAAGCTCACCATCGCCACGGTCAACAATGGCGACATGATCCGCATGCAGGGGCTGACGGCAGACTTCACCTCGAAAAACCCGGGCATCACGCTGGAATGGGTGACGCTGGAAGAAAACGTGCTGCGCCAGCGCGTGACAACTGACATTGCCACGAAAGGCGGTCAGTTCGATGTGCTTACAATCGGCACGTACGAGGTGCCGATCTGGGCCAAGAGCGGCTGGCTTGTGCCACTCGACGGGCTCGGCGCCGACTATGACTCAACGACCTGCTTCCGGCCATCCGCAGCGGGCTTTCATACGAGGGCAAGCTGTTTGCATCACCGTTCTACGGTGAAAGCTCCATGGTTATGTACCGCAAGGACCTCATGGACAAGGCCGGGCTGAAGATGCCCGATGCGCCGACCTGGACCTTCATCGCGGAGGCCGCCCGCAAGATGACGGACAAGGCGACCGGCACCTTCGGCATCTGCCTGCGTGGCAAGGCTGGTTGGGGCGAGAACATGGCGTTCTTGACCGCCGCATCGAACTCCTTCGGCGCGCGCTGGTTCGACGAGCAGTGGAAGCCGCAGTTCGATCAGCCCGAATGGAAGGCGACGCTCGATTTCTACGTCAACCTGATGCGGGACGCAGGCCCTCCCGGTGCGTCGTCCAATGGCTTCAACGAGAACCTGGCACTGTTCAACGCCGGCAAATGCGGCATGTGGATCGATGCCACTGTCGCAGCGTCGTTCGTCACGAACCCGAAGGAATCTCAGGTCCATGACAAGGTTGCTTTTGCGCTGGCGCCGGACAACGGCCTTGGCAAGCGGGCTAACTGGCTCTGGGCCTGGTCGCTGGCGGTGCCGGCTGGCTCCAAAAAGACGGAGGCAGCGCAAAAGTTCATTTCCTGGGCCACCAGCAAGTCGTACCTGCAACTTGTCGCCGCCAAGGAAGGCTGGGCCAACGTGCCGCCCGGAACCCGCACCTCGCTCTATGCCAACCCGGAATACGCCAAGGTGCCATTCGCCAAGATGACGCTGGATTCGATCAACGCGGCCGATCCATCGAAGCCGACAGTCAAGCCGGTGCCGTATGTGGGTGTGCAGTTCGTCGCAATCCCTGAATTTCAGGGCCTCGCCACGACTGTGGGCCAGCTCTTCTCGCAGGCCCTTGCCGGGGGCATCACAGTCGATGCAGCCCTGAGGCAGGCGCAGGAGACAAGCACACGCGAAATGACCCGCGCCGGCTACATCAAGTAATTCAGGATGCGAACTGACCCGGCCCCGCGCGCCTGCCGGCGTGCGAGGCCGGGCATCA
This window encodes:
- a CDS encoding NnrU family protein, whose protein sequence is MLLLIAGLVLFLGTHAVSMARGPRAALVGRLGEGGFKGLYTTLSLLGFALIVYGFGAYRAAGMVPVWNPPFWMAHLTLLLTLPIFVLLAATNSGGVIHAAVKHPMLLAVKIWATAHLLANGDLGSILLFGGFLAWAVMARISLKRRAGVRLPPRPAGFTSRDWSALAVGLVLWFVFARWLHAWLIGVSAWPGRGA
- the tgt gene encoding tRNA guanosine(34) transglycosylase Tgt translates to MAGEIPFGLHIRATDGAARTGEIRMPRGVIRTPAFMPVGTAATVKGMYPEQVKALGADVVLGNTYHLMLRPSAERIARLGGLHAFMNWPHPILTDSGGFQVMSLAQLRKISEQGVVFQSHIDGSKHEMSPERSIEIQNLLGSDIVMQLDECVALPAEDKVAEKAMQLSLRWAERCQRAFGDHPGRALFAIVQGGASVPLREESARTLAAMDFKGYAIGGLAVGEPQDVMLAMIEAVEPHLPQPKPRYLMGVGTPDDICEAVRRGVDMFDCVMPTRAGRHGQIFTRFGRMNLRNAKFAEDNRPVDAASGSAAANSYSRAYLHHLVKADEMLGKMLLTAVNLAYYQDLMAGLRAAIAAGRLDDFIARTKEGWARGES